ACGCAAGCCTGGCGCGTCGGACTGATGATGGAAACTGCATACCGGGTATTACGATTGCGGACAGAACCGCCCATGACTCGGTTTTTGGCGGCTCAGCTTGGGCGTTCGCATTGGTTCGACATTTCCGCCGCCCGCCGCGATTTTGGCTACCAACCAATCGTAACTACTACCGACGGAATGTCCCGCCTGAAAGCTTCGTTTGTTAGCGAACCAACCTATGTGTAAAACCACGATCTATGCACTTTGCAACCGCTGGAAATTACACCGCAAATTAATGGATGCATGATTTTAGATTGCTTTACCTCGATTTTGAAGCTTGCTATGCTAACAGCAGCTTACACGCCTTGCTAATAAATTCGGCGAGGCAAAGTCCGATCGTTTTGGATCGCGGGGGGAAAGAGGAGCTCTGGGAATGGCGATACGCCGAAGACGGTGGCACAAAAAAACTGGGCCCCGCCTGCTCACTTTGCGCAGCATGGAATTTGAGCGATTGGAATCTCGCTGTGTACTGGCCGTAATGATCAACGAGTTTCTGGCCAGCAACGTGCACGGGATTTTCGATCAGGACGGTGCCCACTCCGATTGGATCGAACTGCAAAATACCGGCTCGTCAGCGGTCAATCTGGGCGGCTGGTATCTCACCGATGATCTCGGTAATCCCACCAAGTGGCAATTCCCTTCCACAAATCTAGCGGCCGGCGCATTTCTGACCGTGTTCGCCTCGGGAAAAAATCGGGCTGTATCTGGCCAAGAACTGCACACAAATTTTGAATTGAACACCAGTGGCGGATACTTGGCGCTGGAAATGCCCGATCAAACAATCGCCTCCAGTTATGCGAGTTACCCGGCGCAATTGGACGATGTGTCGTACGGCATCACCGCCACCTCCACCACAACCGATATGCTCGTCGACGAGGATGCACCTGTGAAGGTGTTAGTTCCTGCCACCACTTCAACGCTGGCATCGAATTGGAACACCGTGGGCTTCGACGATTCCAACTGGCTGGCTGGGCAAATCGGCGTGGGTTACGATACCGCCCCCACCGCTACGCAAGATTACCGACCGTTTATCAACACGGATGTCGGCGCCATGATGAATGTTTCGCCGCAGCGAAATGCCGCTTTTTTACGATTGGCATTCTCGGAAACCAATGTCAGTCAATTGACTTCGCTCACACTACAACTGCGTTATGACGACGGCTTTGTTGCCTATCTCAACGGCACCGAAGTGGCACGAGCAAACTTTACAGGCGCGCCTGGATCAGGCTCATCGGCCTCAAACACGCACACCGACACACAAGCAGAAGTTTATCAGAATTTCAATATCTCATCATTCGTGAACAAGCTTGTGAACGGCAATAACGTACTGGCAATTGCCGGATTAAATCAGTCCGGCAATCTGACGGATTTTTTGATCGACCCGCTGCTATCGGCTGGACGCAACAATCCACCGACCGTGGGCTACATGTCCACGCCCACGCCCGGCGCCGCCAACAACACCGGCTCCTTAGGGTTTGTAGCTGACACCCAGTTTTCGGTCGATCGTGGATTTTATAGCGCGCCTTTCAATGTTGCTATCACCACGGTCACACCCAGCGCGACCATCCGATATACCCTCGATGGCAGCGAGCCGACCGCCACCACAGGTTTAATTTACACCGCACCAATTCTCATCTCCACGACTACGAATTTGCGCGCGGCTGCCTTCAAGGTCGGCTATACGCCCACCAATGTCGATACAGAAACCTACGTCTTTCTCAACGATGTGATTCATCAAACCGGCGCGAACCTGCCCGACTATGCAACCTGGGGCCATTCCGGGCCGGATTGGGCGATGGATCCGAACATCGTCAACAATCCCACTTATGCCAGCCAAATTATTCCGGCCTTGGAAGCCATCCCGACCATGTCCATCACTTTGCCCTGGGACAGCATGTTCGGACCGAATGGGCTAGGCATTTATATTTCCGGCGCGGGCATTCCGGAAGCTGCCTCGACTGAATATTTCAATGCCGATGGCACCCAGCAATTTCAAATTGACGATTCGATCCAAATCCAAGGCGGCACAAGCGACGACCGCTGGAAGCAGGACAAGCTTTCCTTCCGCCTTAAGTTCACTTCCGATTATGGCCCATCTAAGCTTGATTTTCCGCTGTTTACCGATTCGACGTTCGACCCGGAAGCGGCCACATCGTTCGATACTTTAATCTTGGACGCGGAATCAAATAACGTATGGACCCATCCCGATGCCACTCAGCGCGGCCGCGAAACCGGCGTGCAGGACCAATTCGTGGCCGATTTACAAAATCTCGCTGGCGGAAATGCCCCGCATGGCACGTACGTGCAACTTTACATCGACGGCTTGTATTGGGGCGTGTACTACGTGCACGAACGGCCCGACGATTCTTTCGATTCGTCGTACTTGGGCGACGACAAAGACAATTACGATGTCATCAAGCACAATCCCACCACGCCGGTCAACAATAGCACGACGGCCGTTCCGGATTATGCGACTCTTTTAGCCGCCGTCCGCCAAAACATGACCGTGCAGGCCAACTATCAGGCAGTGACCAACCTGCTGGATACTAAGAGCTTCATCGACTACATGATCATCAACTACTACGCAGGTAATACCGACTGGGCTTCCGTCACGGCCCAACACAATTGGTATGCCAGTTACGATGATGTCAGTGGCACCGGAAAGTGGCGATTCGCAAGTTGGGATGCCGAGCATGTCTTCGAGAATCTTACAGACAATGTAACCGGCGTTTTACAACCGGGCGGCCCGACGGACATCTTCAAAGACCTGATGGCCAATTCAGAATTCAAGTTGCAATTTGCCGACGAAGTTCAGCGTTTAATGCTCAATGGCGGACTGCTCACACCGCAATCCGCGGAATCGCTGTTCACGCAACGAGCGGGCGAATTGAATTTGGCCATCGTCGGCGAATCGGCACGTTGGGGAGATAACTACACGCCCGGCGTGCCCTATACAGCTGCCCAGCGAAACGGCAATGTACAAAGCTTGTTGACGAATTACTTTCCGAATCGCACTTCTACCGTACTGAACCAGTTCATCGCCAATGGTTGGTTTCCGTCCTTGGCTGCTCCCGTCTACAGCGAATATGGGGGAACCGTCAGTCCCGGGTTTCAACTCAACGTGAGCCTTCCAGCGGGTTCTCCTACTGGCGCCGTCGTTTATTACACACTGGACAATTCCGATCCGCGTGTCACCGGTGGAGCGATAAGTTCCGGCGCACTTCCAGCTAGTGGTCCCATTGCCATCAATGCGTCCGAGCATGTGAAAGCGCGTGTCTATGTCAGCAGCACAAGCACCTGGAGTCCCTTGGTCGATTCTATCTTTAAGCTGACCACACCCTATCCTGTACGAATTGTCGAACTGAACTACCATCCCGCCGATCGCCCCGGCGTTACAGATTCCGACGATATGGAATTCGTCGAGTTGCTCAATACGGGTACACAAATGGTCGACCTGAACGGCGTCAAGCTCGACACTGCCATTACTTATCAATTCACCACTTCGCTCCAAATTGCTCCGGGACAGCGAATTGTCTTGGCGCGTGACCGGTCGGTATTTCAATCGATCTATGGCGCAGCCGTAAATTTAGCGCCGGGAACCTACTCGGGCAAATTGGCAAATTCCGGAGAAGAAATTCGGTTGCTCGATCCCTTCGGCGACGTACTGCAAGATTTTACCTATAGCGATGATAGTCCTTGGCCCAACCGCGCAGACGGCAAGGGCAGCTCATTGGAAATTATCGACGCGTTGGGCGATCCGACCGACGCCGACAATTGGCGCTCCAGTTACGAATATGGCGGCACGCCCGGCACCGCCGGCAAGGGGCCCGCAGACCGTGTCGTGGTGAACGAAGTGTTAAGTCGCGAAGATTCGCCTGCCGTCGACGCCATCGAACTGCTGAACACTACTGCCTCGGCCATCGACATTGGCGGTTGGTATTTGAGCGACTCGAGCGACAACTACAAAAAGTATCAAATCCCTACAGGCACAATCATCGGAGCCGGCCAGTATCTGGTGTTTGATGCCATGCAATTCGATTCATCCACTCCCACGGACGGCAATATTCCGTTTGCACTTTCCGGTACCTCGGGTGACGACGTCTGGCTTTTATCGACCAATGCCAGCGGAACATTATTGAACTTTGAAGATCATCAGAATCTCTCGGCTGTGGCCGACAATGTTCCGCTGGGGCGCTGGCCCAATGGAACCGGAATTTTATATCCCCAAAAATCGATCACATTGGGCGGCCCCAATAGCGGCCCTTTGATTGGGCCGGTGGCATTTAGTGAAGTCATGTACAATCCGGTCGGCGGCAATCCCGATTTGCAATATGTCGAGCTGACCAATCTGACCACGCAAGCTGTTGCTTTGTCAAACACCATTAGCGGATTTGGCGCTGTACCCTGGCAAATCAACGGGTTGGTTTTCAACTTTCCGCTGGGCACAATCATTGGCCCGCGCGCCAACCTGTTGATTGTGGACTTCGATCCCAGCAATCCGGCCAACGCTTCCAAGCTTGCCGCCTTTCGTGCTGCCTATGGACTGGATGCCAGCGAGCAAATAGTCGGCGGCTGGACCGGCACGTTGAATGCCAATGGCGATGATTTGCAATTGCTGCGCCCCGATACGCCATCGTCCGACAACCCGACGGTGCTGCCCTATGTGTTGGTGGACGAGGTGGATTACGGCATTGCTGCACCTTGGCCTTCATTGCCTCACGAGCAAAGTGGAATGTCTC
This DNA window, taken from Pirellulales bacterium, encodes the following:
- a CDS encoding lamin tail domain-containing protein, which codes for MEFERLESRCVLAVMINEFLASNVHGIFDQDGAHSDWIELQNTGSSAVNLGGWYLTDDLGNPTKWQFPSTNLAAGAFLTVFASGKNRAVSGQELHTNFELNTSGGYLALEMPDQTIASSYASYPAQLDDVSYGITATSTTTDMLVDEDAPVKVLVPATTSTLASNWNTVGFDDSNWLAGQIGVGYDTAPTATQDYRPFINTDVGAMMNVSPQRNAAFLRLAFSETNVSQLTSLTLQLRYDDGFVAYLNGTEVARANFTGAPGSGSSASNTHTDTQAEVYQNFNISSFVNKLVNGNNVLAIAGLNQSGNLTDFLIDPLLSAGRNNPPTVGYMSTPTPGAANNTGSLGFVADTQFSVDRGFYSAPFNVAITTVTPSATIRYTLDGSEPTATTGLIYTAPILISTTTNLRAAAFKVGYTPTNVDTETYVFLNDVIHQTGANLPDYATWGHSGPDWAMDPNIVNNPTYASQIIPALEAIPTMSITLPWDSMFGPNGLGIYISGAGIPEAASTEYFNADGTQQFQIDDSIQIQGGTSDDRWKQDKLSFRLKFTSDYGPSKLDFPLFTDSTFDPEAATSFDTLILDAESNNVWTHPDATQRGRETGVQDQFVADLQNLAGGNAPHGTYVQLYIDGLYWGVYYVHERPDDSFDSSYLGDDKDNYDVIKHNPTTPVNNSTTAVPDYATLLAAVRQNMTVQANYQAVTNLLDTKSFIDYMIINYYAGNTDWASVTAQHNWYASYDDVSGTGKWRFASWDAEHVFENLTDNVTGVLQPGGPTDIFKDLMANSEFKLQFADEVQRLMLNGGLLTPQSAESLFTQRAGELNLAIVGESARWGDNYTPGVPYTAAQRNGNVQSLLTNYFPNRTSTVLNQFIANGWFPSLAAPVYSEYGGTVSPGFQLNVSLPAGSPTGAVVYYTLDNSDPRVTGGAISSGALPASGPIAINASEHVKARVYVSSTSTWSPLVDSIFKLTTPYPVRIVELNYHPADRPGVTDSDDMEFVELLNTGTQMVDLNGVKLDTAITYQFTTSLQIAPGQRIVLARDRSVFQSIYGAAVNLAPGTYSGKLANSGEEIRLLDPFGDVLQDFTYSDDSPWPNRADGKGSSLEIIDALGDPTDADNWRSSYEYGGTPGTAGKGPADRVVVNEVLSREDSPAVDAIELLNTTASAIDIGGWYLSDSSDNYKKYQIPTGTIIGAGQYLVFDAMQFDSSTPTDGNIPFALSGTSGDDVWLLSTNASGTLLNFEDHQNLSAVADNVPLGRWPNGTGILYPQKSITLGGPNSGPLIGPVAFSEVMYNPVGGNPDLQYVELTNLTTQAVALSNTISGFGAVPWQINGLVFNFPLGTIIGPRANLLIVDFDPSNPANASKLAAFRAAYGLDASEQIVGGWTGTLNANGDDLQLLRPDTPSSDNPTVLPYVLVDEVDYGIAAPWPSLPHEQSGMSLTRISSRVFGDEPTNWVGAPPTPGQSDLVGINLVHGDINYDGHVDASDLVSMMQMLVNMAGYQLSHTLTDSDLLFIADINGDHHVNNADLQYLIDQLLNGGGSTSAENGTSEAMAASNTGNAAAVVHISGTTTSTSSSNDSVTSTSVAPASSLNSVDVVDAALAPPWNGTILSRSFLPTISDYTNIDTATAPLPSDLTADPPLSSNSDMVTDPSLQNVQIISFEAIAVPISSNEPLRLSRPAETSPEQASLPTRLTRLLPASTDQAPGDANLHADRHPHRKSCASEDDHLDEFFAQWSNWE